From Hermetia illucens chromosome 6, iHerIll2.2.curated.20191125, whole genome shotgun sequence, one genomic window encodes:
- the LOC119658987 gene encoding uncharacterized protein LOC119658987, whose product MLRHLVPIRNYARRAGIPGLNKLSKELKDVNEIFEDPEGFGDIESDFMEVHKSHKQHEREMQDHRERIRHFTVGNKYFRTKQPNFLTYAEKEQIKLLHSRDPQEWDPEKLSESFPATPEIIAQIIKGKWIAARSQRVQRHDESVIENWKMFREGKFTELDPALEQHLRKFANRTPEDLRSLHTVTLPKPELPKPNRTEFLSIITESTKFRRLAQPRLSASSEVDDSTGQQEPDEDKTNSSRIPSPNNNPPPLATNQMMDDETYLVDQVQNKTPMRFRDLVRRNPEVQQDSKETALHQIANPQGTGVLASNSKDNGRDLSEVNKFAVNEVELNARDMISLSSGIRERIHIPRRLWKRGSIYKVSDCYYDSDGEFLYRVPGMTGRHVEE is encoded by the coding sequence ATGCTTCGACATCTGGTTCCAATTCGAAACTATGCGCGAAGAGCCGGCATACCTGGTCTCAACAAATTATCAAAGGAGCTCAAGGATGTTAATGAAATATTTGAAGATCCTGAGGGATTCGGCGATATAGAATCCGATTTCATGGAAGTACATAAAAGCCATAAACAACATGAACGTGAGATGCAAGATCATCGGGAACGAATAAGACACTTCACCGTAGGCAACAAATATTTCAGAACTAAACAACCAAACTTTCTTACTTATGCCGAAAAAGAACAAATTAAATTACTTCATTCACGTGATCCACAAGAATGGGATCCGGAAAAACTGTCTGAAAGTTTTCCGGCAACACCTGAAATTATTGCTCAGATTATCAAAGGAAAATGGATAGCAGCGAGGTCCCAGCGGGTACAACGTCATGACGAAAGTGTCatagaaaattggaaaatgtttCGGGAAGGGAAATTTACAGAGCTGGATCCAGCTTTGGAGCAACATCTTCGCAAGTTCGCAAATAGAACACCTGAGGATTTGAGAAGCTTGCACACTGTGACCCTCCCCAAACCAGAACTGCCCAAACCTAACAGGACTGAGTTTTTAAGTATAATCACCGAAAGTACGAAATTCCGAAGATTAGCACAACCAAGATTGTCTGCCTCTTCAGAGGTTGACGACTCGACAGGCCAGCAGGAACCTGATGAAGATAAAACCAACTCCAGTCGTATTCCGTCACCCAATAATAATCCTCCACCGCTTGCTACAAATCAAATGATGGACGATGAGACCTATTTGGTTGACCAAGTTCAGAATAAAACTCCAATGAGATTCAGAGATTTGGTGCGTCGCAATCCCGAAGTTCAACAGGATAGCAAGGAAACAGCCTTGCATCAAATAGCAAATCCCCAAGGGACGGGCGTGTTAGCGTCTAATTCAAAGGATAACGGAAGAGATCTGTCTGAAGTAAATAAGTTCGCAGTGAATGAGGTTGAACTTAATGCTCGAGATATGATCAGCTTGAGCAGTGGAATCCGAGAAAGAATCCATATACCTAGACGACTTTGGAAGAGAGGATCTATATATAAAGTGAGTGACTGTTATTATGATAGTGATGGGGAATTTTTGTACAGAGTACCGGGTATGACTGGTCGACATGTAGAAGAATAG
- the LOC119658986 gene encoding myelin expression factor 2: MEYDDSKNNGNGDDSQNAGGGANNQNNRERERDRRGRGERGTRFSDANEGGDRSRERRNCRIYVSNIPYDYRWQDLKDLFRRVVGSVEYVELFQDEFGKARGCGIVEFKDPENVQKALEKMNRYEINGREIVVKEDHGENRDQYGRIVRDGGAGGGGGGGGNRGDRGGFRRDRDDDRISGRQMGGMGGSVGGGGMMGPNDFDMPYNTYGLSTSFLESLGINGPLHNKVFVANLDYKVDSKKLKQVFKLAGKVQSVDLSVDKEGNSRGFAVIEYDHPVEAVQAISMFDRQMLFERRMTVRLDRIPDKGESIKLPEGLGGIGIGLGPNGEPLRDVARNLPNMSGGAGCQSAPSGGGGAGNLNSGSAALNLANTLDNLLNQNSAPVPVAPPLNGPAAANLLSQTGVLSSSNLTALSNAIASNPLLSSSLSNLGLNLGSSGGSGGAAPPADTGNVTPAANNYNTGSGFNSGYSSSGYNTGAGRQDFEPSVRSYNTQPQQNTSDYGAGNMPLFGSQNQSLGGGNLGGGQLGGSQIGAAARKSDTIIIKNIPLSCTWQTLRDKFRDIGEVKFAEIRGNDVGVVRFFKDKDAELAIKLMDGSRMDGRVVSVSFF; this comes from the exons ATGGAGTACGACGACAGCAAAAACAATGGGAATGGCGATGACTCGCAAAATGCAGGAGGCGGCGCCAACAACCAGAACAACCGGGAACGTGAACGGGACCGTCGAGGCCGAGGAGAACGTGGAACGCGATTCTCGGATGCAAACGAAGGCGGCGACCGTAGCAGGGAGCGACGCAATTGCCGCATCTACGTCTCCAACATTCCGTACGACTACCGCTGGCAGGACCTTAAGGATCTGTTCCGCCGGGTGGTGGGCAGCGTAGAGTACGTTGAGCTCTTCCAAGATGAGTTCGGCAAGGCACGCGGGTGCGGTATTGTGGAGTTCAAGGATCCTGAGAACGTGCAGaaggccctggagaaaatgaatCGCTACGAGATCAACGGGCGTGAGATCGTGGTGAAGGAGGACCATGGCGAGAATCGTGACCAGTACGGCAGGATCGTGCGCGACGGAGGAGCTGGTGGTGGCGGCGGCGGCGGTGGAAACCGGGGCGATCGTGGCGGATTCAGGCGCGATCGCGACGACGACAGAAT ATCTGGTCGTCAGATGGGTGGCATGGGTGGCAGCGTTGGTGGTGGTGGCATGATGGGCCCCAATGATTTTGATATGCCATATAATACTTACGGTCTTAGTACCTCGTTCTTGGAGAGTCTCGGCATTAATGGACCTTTgcataataaagtttttgttgCTAAT TTGGACTATAAAGTTGACAGTAAAAAGTTGAAGCAAGTCTTCAAGCTTGCTGGGAAAGTACAAAGTGTTGATCTTTCTGTGGACAAGGAAGGTAACAGCCGCGGTTTCGCTGTCATCGAATACGATCATCCCGTAGAAGCCGTTCAAGCAATTTCTATGTTTGATCGTCAAATGCTCTTTGAACGTCGCATGACTGTCCGTTTGGATCGAATCCCTGACAAAGGTGAAAGCATCAAATTACCAGAAGGTCTTGGTGGAATAGGTATTGGCCTTGGTCCAAATGGCGAACCACTTCGTGATGTTGCTCGAAATCTTCCAAATATGAGTGGTGGTGCGGGTTGTCAGAGTGCTCCATCCGGAGGTGGTGGAGCTGGAAACTTGAATTCAGGATCAGCAGCATTGAACCTTGCTAACACATTAGATAATCTTCTCAACCAGAATAGCGCACCGGTTCCTGTAGCTCCACCACTAAATGGACCAGCAGCTGCTAATTTACTGAGCCAAACGGGTGTGCTAAGCAGCTCCAATTTAACTGCATTGAGTAACGCTATTGCTTCCAATCCCCTATTGTCCAGCAGCCTTTCCAATTTAGGATTGAATTTGGGTAGCAGTGGGGGAAGCGGTGGCGCAGCACCACCAGCTGATACAGGAAATGTCACCCCAGCCGCCAATAACTATAATACTGGGAgcggtttcaattctggctacTCGAGCTCTGGATATAATACCGGCGCCGGACGTCAGGACTTCGAACCATCAGTTCGAAGCTATAATACACAACCACAACAGAATACCTCAGACTATGGAGCTGGAAACATGCCCCTGTTCGGTTCACAAAATCAATCGCTAGGCGGAGGTAATTTGGGCGGTGGGCAACTAGGCGGAAGCCAGATTGGGGCTGCTGCTCGAAAGTCAGATACGATTATCATCAAAAAT ATTCCATTGAGCTGCACTTGGCAGACATTGCGCGATAAATTCCGTGATATTGGAGAagtgaaatttgcagaaattcggGGAAATGATGTGGGCGTTGTTCGCTTCTTCAAAGACAAAGATGCCGAATTGGCTATAA